The Methanothermobacter tenebrarum genome has a window encoding:
- the comD gene encoding sulfopyruvate decarboxylase subunit alpha gives MDSSKAIYKALKDNNINFIVSVPCINLARVLEMIDQDKEIKHVPVTREEEGFGIAAGAYMAGEDTAILMQNSGLGNSINVIASLYKLYKIPILMIISHRGTRGEFMKAQIPMGEATPLLLEALKIPYHVPSTPEEAYNDIKSAWKLAKAKKYPTAILLEVSFW, from the coding sequence TTGGACAGTAGCAAGGCGATATACAAGGCCCTTAAAGACAACAACATAAATTTCATAGTAAGCGTCCCTTGCATAAACCTTGCAAGGGTGCTTGAAATGATAGACCAGGACAAAGAAATTAAACATGTACCGGTTACAAGAGAAGAAGAAGGCTTTGGCATAGCAGCGGGCGCATACATGGCCGGAGAGGACACAGCTATCCTCATGCAAAATTCGGGTCTTGGAAATTCTATAAATGTCATAGCATCCCTCTACAAGTTATATAAGATCCCCATACTCATGATAATAAGCCACAGGGGCACCCGCGGGGAATTCATGAAAGCCCAGATCCCAATGGGTGAAGCAACACCACTCCTACTAGAAGCACTCAAAATACCATACCATGTCCCATCCACCCCAGAAGAAGCATACAATGATATAAAATCTGCTTGGAAACTTGCAAAAGCGAAAAAATATCCCACAGCCATACTCCTAGAAGTTAGTTTTTGGTGA
- the comE gene encoding sulfopyruvate decarboxylase subunit beta, with the protein MERIEAIKTIVEQLDDELIICNLGFPSRELYSIKDSPRHFYMLGSMGMASSIGLGLALTQKRKVIVFEGDGSLLMNLGSLVTIYSQSPKNFILIILDNGCYATTGSQCTYALQVDLSKLAKGIGFKKVFKFEKPHEINMRPILEKDGPIIVHVKVEPGNADVPVIDMNPEEIISRFMKIISSDK; encoded by the coding sequence ATGGAACGTATAGAAGCCATAAAAACCATCGTAGAACAATTAGATGATGAACTAATCATATGCAATCTTGGATTCCCATCAAGGGAACTTTACAGTATAAAAGATTCCCCAAGACACTTCTATATGCTAGGATCAATGGGGATGGCATCATCAATCGGACTGGGACTCGCATTAACACAAAAACGTAAAGTAATAGTATTTGAAGGTGATGGTTCACTCCTCATGAACCTCGGAAGCCTCGTCACAATCTATAGCCAATCCCCCAAAAATTTCATACTCATAATATTAGATAATGGATGCTACGCGACCACCGGTTCACAGTGCACCTACGCCCTCCAAGTCGATCTAAGCAAGCTTGCTAAGGGTATAGGATTCAAAAAAGTATTCAAATTCGAAAAACCTCATGAGATAAACATGAGACCAATACTAGAAAAGGATGGGCCAATCATAGTCCATGTGAAAGTAGAACCTGGAAACGCGGATGTCCCAGTCATAGACATGAACCCAGAGGAGATAATATCAAGGTTCATGAAGATTATTTCTTCTGATAAGTAG
- a CDS encoding dihydroorotate dehydrogenase electron transfer subunit — MHVPKILKIKRIIKESPDVKTFIFPWDGRSPVPGQFMMIWDFKDEKPMSVSLIDKTNNEIGISIRKVGPFTSRVHKLGKGDQLGVRGPYGRGFSIEGYRILAIGGGVGMAPIVALVEEARARDFEVDVIVAARTYDELLFLDRLKKTGARIFTCTDDGSCGFKGLAIDRLKTLNESYDMAMVCGPEAMMKGIFLELEKRGIPGQFSLERYMKCAMGLCGHCCLDDTGWRVCVEGPVFWSHELKMVKEFGEYKRDATGAIRPLG, encoded by the coding sequence TTGCATGTTCCAAAAATTTTGAAAATCAAAAGGATCATCAAAGAATCGCCAGATGTCAAGACATTTATATTCCCATGGGATGGGAGATCCCCAGTACCTGGACAATTCATGATGATCTGGGACTTCAAGGATGAAAAACCCATGTCAGTTTCATTAATCGACAAAACAAACAATGAAATTGGAATTTCAATAAGGAAAGTCGGTCCATTCACTTCAAGAGTCCACAAACTCGGAAAAGGGGATCAGCTCGGAGTAAGGGGACCATATGGGCGAGGATTCAGCATTGAAGGTTATAGGATATTAGCCATAGGTGGAGGTGTTGGCATGGCTCCAATAGTAGCCCTGGTAGAAGAAGCTAGGGCAAGGGATTTTGAAGTCGATGTTATAGTCGCCGCCAGAACCTATGATGAGCTACTATTCTTGGATCGTCTCAAAAAGACTGGTGCCAGGATATTCACATGTACCGATGATGGAAGTTGCGGATTCAAGGGATTGGCCATCGACCGTCTAAAAACTCTCAACGAATCATATGATATGGCCATGGTTTGCGGTCCTGAGGCGATGATGAAGGGCATATTCCTAGAATTAGAAAAGAGGGGTATACCAGGCCAATTCTCTCTTGAGAGGTATATGAAATGTGCCATGGGCCTCTGTGGACATTGTTGTCTTGACGATACTGGTTGGAGAGTCTGTGTAGAAGGGCCGGTATTCTGGAGTCATGAGCTTAAAATGGTGAAAGAATTTGGAGAATACAAGAGGGATGCGACAGGTGCAATAAGACCATTAGGGTGA
- a CDS encoding AI-2E family transporter gives MLYKIKGTITSSFFIILVLLILSVIVLYPIWTMLFLGAIFAYGIRPIADKLTKYVPYKSVSICIVMIVILLPLIGVLAMLVDTLFHSAPALLSTAQKINLDSMDKILRSYVPSEFMPSADILFNALKDLINNLLKMIVDYFLDLIKSVPMIALQLFILFASAFYFTRDGEQIVSYVSSFIPEERKDFMGHLIIETEKVIKGIFYGHFLTAFIIGLMAIIGFQILGYPYAIFLGLLAGFFQLIPVIGPWPTYTILAIYDFISGNIVRGVIVLIFGAFLSSIDVYLRPKLSGKYADIHPLLFLVGFLGGPLVWGLAGFIIGPLILGVAYAALNVYREEKAA, from the coding sequence TTGTTATATAAGATAAAGGGTACTATAACATCATCATTTTTCATCATACTTGTCCTTTTGATATTATCAGTTATAGTACTTTATCCCATTTGGACTATGCTATTTCTTGGGGCTATATTTGCCTATGGTATACGTCCAATAGCAGATAAACTCACTAAATATGTACCTTATAAGTCAGTCTCCATATGCATTGTAATGATAGTAATTCTTCTACCATTAATCGGGGTCTTGGCCATGCTAGTTGACACTTTATTCCATTCAGCTCCCGCATTACTTTCCACGGCCCAGAAGATAAACTTGGATTCGATGGATAAAATATTAAGATCTTATGTACCGTCTGAGTTCATGCCATCGGCGGATATTCTATTCAATGCTTTAAAGGATCTTATCAACAATCTTCTAAAGATGATAGTAGATTATTTTTTGGATCTTATCAAGAGCGTGCCTATGATAGCCCTCCAATTATTCATATTGTTCGCTTCAGCATTCTATTTTACAAGGGATGGTGAACAGATAGTATCCTATGTGTCTTCATTTATACCAGAAGAAAGAAAGGATTTTATGGGGCATCTGATCATTGAAACAGAAAAGGTTATAAAGGGCATATTCTATGGCCATTTTCTAACAGCATTTATAATAGGTTTAATGGCGATAATAGGATTTCAAATCCTTGGATACCCATATGCGATATTCTTAGGCTTGCTCGCCGGATTCTTCCAATTAATACCAGTGATAGGACCATGGCCCACGTATACTATACTTGCCATATATGACTTCATCTCTGGTAATATAGTCCGGGGTGTGATAGTCCTAATATTCGGCGCTTTCTTAAGTAGTATTGATGTTTATCTACGCCCGAAATTGTCGGGTAAATATGCTGATATACACCCATTGCTTTTCCTAGTGGGATTCCTGGGAGGGCCTTTAGTCTGGGGATTGGCAGGTTTCATAATAGGACCCTTGATCTTGGGGGTTGCATATGCGGCTTTAAATGTTTACAGGGAAGAAAAAGCGGCTTGA
- a CDS encoding dihydroorotate dehydrogenase — translation MLDVNLCGVKMRNPTMLAAGVLGITASSLNRVYHHGAGAVVTKSFSLEPNMGYKNPTIVEAPYGLINAMGLSNPGVKSFKKELYKIEDRIPVVASIYGSSPEEFVKVALEVQDIVDMIELNVSCPHAMEGYGATIGQDPQLTFKVVEAVKKACKVPVAAKLTPNVTDIKEIALKAEEAGCDAITLINSLGPAMKIDLKTGKPILSNKFGGLSGPAIKPIAIRCVYEVYEVVEVPLIGVGGITDYKDVVEFLYAGASATQIGSAIFYKGLGVFKRICDDLKVFMKREGFKSINEMVGLAHE, via the coding sequence TTGTTAGATGTTAATCTCTGCGGGGTTAAAATGCGAAACCCTACAATGCTTGCAGCAGGCGTTCTCGGGATAACAGCATCATCATTAAATCGCGTTTACCATCATGGAGCAGGGGCTGTTGTCACAAAATCCTTCTCTCTTGAACCCAATATGGGCTACAAAAACCCAACTATAGTGGAGGCCCCCTATGGGTTGATAAATGCTATGGGCCTATCCAACCCGGGTGTTAAATCGTTCAAAAAAGAATTATATAAAATAGAGGATAGGATACCTGTAGTTGCGTCTATCTATGGTTCTTCTCCTGAGGAATTTGTGAAAGTCGCACTAGAAGTCCAGGACATAGTGGACATGATCGAATTGAACGTTTCATGCCCCCATGCAATGGAGGGATATGGGGCGACAATAGGACAAGACCCACAATTAACATTCAAAGTGGTTGAAGCCGTTAAAAAAGCATGTAAAGTGCCTGTAGCCGCTAAATTAACACCGAATGTTACAGATATCAAGGAGATAGCTTTAAAAGCTGAAGAAGCAGGATGCGACGCCATAACCCTCATAAATTCCCTAGGACCCGCCATGAAAATAGACTTGAAAACAGGCAAACCAATACTCTCCAATAAATTCGGAGGACTCTCAGGCCCCGCGATAAAACCAATAGCCATCAGATGCGTATATGAAGTATATGAAGTAGTTGAGGTTCCCTTGATCGGTGTTGGTGGAATAACAGATTACAAGGATGTTGTGGAGTTCTTATATGCAGGGGCCAGCGCAACCCAAATAGGCAGCGCCATATTCTACAAGGGCCTTGGAGTATTCAAGAGAATCTGTGATGATCTTAAAGTTTTCATGAAAAGAGAAGGGTTCAAAAGTATAAATGAAATGGTTGGATTAGCCCACGAATAA
- a CDS encoding DNA-directed DNA polymerase: MEKRAMILLDIDYVTEDDIPVIRLFGKDEDGKPIIALDKSFRPYIYAIPSDTDSCLDELSEAGFEELEVVKKKDLGRPVDVIKIILRHPQEVPKIRKKVKDLEHVQEIREHDIPFYRRYLIDNSLFPMSNIELKGHIISSDVEIIELDEPPRTLKSRFPHLEILAFDIEVYNPHGMPNPEEDQILMISFYDGEKKRIISTKGEHLNFVEVVEDEKAILERFTQIIKDSKPDLIVGYNSDNFDFPYIRRRADLLGVKLDIGWDGSTIKSLRRGLATATAIKGTVHVDLYPVMRRYINLDTYTLERVYFELFGEKKVELPGDQLWEYWDNENLRDQLFKYSLEDVMATYRIAEKILPLNMEITRIVGQPLFDISRMATGQQVEWFLIRKAFEYGELVPNKPSPSELQRRRTQKVVGGYVKEPEKGLHENIVQFDFRSLYPSIIISKNISPDTFSEDPREDCYVAPETGYRFRKKPRGFVPSIIGQILDERMKIKNQMNAAEDPMEKRILDVQQEALKRLANTMYGVYGYTRFRWYCLECAEAITAWGRNYIKKTIKEAEKFGFHTVYADTDGFYATYQKK, translated from the coding sequence ATGGAGAAAAGAGCAATGATTCTTCTCGACATTGATTATGTTACAGAGGATGATATACCAGTTATAAGATTGTTTGGGAAAGACGAGGATGGGAAGCCTATAATAGCCTTGGACAAGTCATTCAGGCCATATATTTATGCAATACCTTCAGATACTGATTCATGTTTGGATGAATTATCAGAAGCCGGTTTTGAAGAATTAGAGGTCGTGAAAAAGAAAGATCTCGGAAGACCGGTTGATGTGATCAAAATCATTTTGAGACATCCCCAGGAAGTTCCCAAGATCAGGAAGAAGGTGAAAGATCTTGAGCACGTCCAAGAAATCCGTGAACATGACATACCATTTTATAGGAGGTATCTCATCGATAATAGTTTGTTTCCAATGTCAAATATAGAATTAAAGGGTCATATAATATCTTCTGATGTTGAGATTATTGAATTGGATGAGCCTCCAAGAACCCTCAAGTCAAGATTCCCCCACCTTGAAATCTTAGCTTTCGATATTGAAGTTTATAACCCCCATGGTATGCCCAACCCTGAAGAGGATCAAATACTAATGATAAGCTTCTATGATGGCGAAAAAAAGAGGATAATATCAACCAAGGGAGAGCATCTCAACTTTGTTGAAGTTGTAGAAGATGAGAAGGCGATCCTAGAAAGATTCACTCAAATAATAAAAGATTCTAAACCCGATTTAATTGTAGGATATAATTCTGACAATTTCGACTTCCCATATATAAGAAGGAGAGCTGATCTTTTAGGCGTTAAACTCGACATAGGATGGGACGGATCAACTATAAAATCCCTCAGAAGGGGTTTGGCAACCGCCACGGCAATAAAGGGGACAGTACATGTAGACCTTTACCCGGTGATGCGACGCTACATAAACCTTGACACCTACACCCTTGAGAGAGTATACTTTGAATTATTCGGTGAAAAAAAGGTTGAATTACCAGGCGACCAATTATGGGAATACTGGGACAATGAAAACTTGAGGGACCAGCTTTTCAAATATTCACTTGAGGATGTCATGGCAACCTATAGGATCGCTGAAAAAATACTCCCATTAAATATGGAGATCACAAGGATTGTGGGACAACCACTATTCGACATAAGCAGGATGGCCACTGGACAACAAGTTGAATGGTTCCTTATAAGGAAAGCATTTGAGTATGGTGAATTAGTACCTAACAAACCATCACCCTCAGAGTTGCAAAGAAGAAGAACACAAAAAGTCGTTGGAGGTTATGTGAAGGAACCAGAGAAGGGTCTTCATGAAAACATTGTACAATTTGATTTCAGGAGCCTATATCCTAGTATTATAATTTCTAAGAATATTTCACCCGACACCTTCAGTGAGGATCCGAGAGAAGATTGTTATGTGGCCCCTGAGACTGGTTATAGGTTTAGGAAGAAACCTAGAGGTTTTGTACCTTCGATTATAGGGCAAATATTGGATGAGAGGATGAAGATAAAGAATCAGATGAACGCGGCTGAGGATCCGATGGAAAAAAGGATACTTGACGTGCAACAGGAGGCTCTTAAAAGGCTTGCTAATACAATGTATGGGGTTTATGGTTACACGCGTTTCAGATGGTATTGTTTGGAGTGTGCTGAGGCTATAACCGCATGGGGTCGGAATTATATTAAGAAGACGATAAAAGAGGCCGAAAAGTTTGGATTCCATACAGTATATGCTGATACTGATGGCTTCTATGCTACTTATCAGAAGAAATAA
- a CDS encoding cobaltochelatase subunit CobN encodes MIKKIFGVLLVLLLLMITGTVSAAETNSTSILVIGSSAAVKDYNKVAHEVMDELNNQDTVVKFQIRSTSQIGNMTSDEIKSLVNSSDIILAEWGTQLAGNGSLEGVIKANPSIIENKIFFVFESGPTLVKLSKIGNRNVFDGVDENDIGTWDRPGTIIGACHDGDINTLLSYKQKYPSNKALHDWIDCAIYYAAGGKTNLKNQFKWALKKYAELTGKTWPSQWDPAPPEPASPLSMEFLYRDGQRFTKEQYFEKYPLDPAKPTVGVLTYVGSTGEVSYADAFQEIIDALVAKGMNVIPAVGTWSNYIDLKKDQVIELAMTLCQPNQAIQILSIKGIGNYTDTSSILGVTSNSKALVYEIAIIENGKTIKTVNISSSQPANVYSAMVKFFTDAKNIVQYEADPQRYPCKVNVIIDLLTFTTGSTVSGAQVNRFFDQANVPVLRAMITSSTYRTPGQWLVSEEGFSWMAVYWQCAQPEMQGQIEPIAVGVGDIGYDPETGAQWDTTVTLPDRIQRLADRAHNWAQLQTLQNRDKKIAIVYYNYPPGKQNIGASYLNVPETILEILKRLKTEGYNVGEIPTNTTLIQLMIERGINVANWAPGELEKLVNNTNVILWPVEEYIAWFNNLDPIAKKEVIEGPVGYIEELTKAAIEYIKKGDPRVKDEMLKTLTRWTQEMISNANTYPTVADRAKELIQEMSNTLQKILDDPLNDSLWNLFYNYKGQFLALNLSGMTGWGEPPGNIMTIEKNGKKYIVIPGLLFGNIFIGPEPQRGWEAEAAAFYHSTIVPPPHCYLAWYAWVNTVFNANAQIHVGRHATYEWLPRKQYALSRFDYPDICIADKPSIYIYIMDGVGEGMQAKRRGLAVIIDHLTPPLTQTKLYGDLQELAGLITNYEKTPEGNPMREEYANKIKETIIKLNLTAELGLDPNNITDEDIDKVHDYLLDLQGTLMPYGLHTFGENWTDDEIALMVATMLSPDSENDPSLQRIISTMLGYNWDKLTLEEAERVNEMAIQVIKELLRGKTIQEITENITDAKLRERLQEKLQLALEYIQLLKESPTNEMDALIEALSGHYITPAKGGDPVRAPYALPTGRNFYAQDDNTLPTKVAWDLGKRLADMALAQLDTIPEKIAAVVWCVETARDDGTMVSFVLRLLGVQPKLDDKTWLNGGKLSYIIPTPLNELLTDLNKVRNSLGLANVTSRPRIDVIVTTTGLFRDLYPNLLAKMDIANRVALAASYSKIIEAYPELKPELDKTLDPLITGKFPQAKTLDALIKAIDLKDPIELNYIAKHWIELVKGGYDGDTAITRIFAPPVGDYGAGVNKAVEQIWTWDDRSQLADIYLRRMSHAYSNTQWGISQQKLFEDLLKGVTVTYHSRSTNLYGVIDNDDYYDYYGGLSLAIEKLNGKAPSLNVVYYANPANPEVMTLSKFMGKEMRTRYFNPEWIKGMMKEGYSGARQISSKFIDYLVGWQVTAPHLVGNQVWNEITDIYIKDKYNIGVSTWLSTGSNAYSMIDITGKLLTMAHSGYWKPDTGTLSLVANTWASLISNYGVSCCDCSCGNIAMMQWTMQYINPNLVNAIKAKIYGATKNSAFAPAGTPGVPGQPGTPGAPSVPGQPGPTPGYTGTPGTGTQGTSAGSMGAMAGVTGAVGAAAGAAGGTGPGTGKVYEVSKPGGTSTAAGGLPVYAVVGVIILVALVGAGYLLAGRKVV; translated from the coding sequence TTGATTAAAAAAATTTTCGGTGTTCTATTGGTTCTCCTCTTGCTGATGATCACAGGAACAGTATCAGCTGCCGAAACGAATTCGACTTCCATATTGGTTATTGGGTCGTCTGCTGCTGTCAAAGATTACAACAAGGTTGCACATGAAGTGATGGATGAATTGAACAACCAAGATACAGTAGTTAAATTTCAGATAAGGTCAACGAGCCAGATCGGAAACATGACCAGTGACGAGATAAAAAGTCTTGTGAATAGCTCCGATATAATACTGGCAGAATGGGGGACGCAACTTGCAGGTAATGGTTCACTCGAAGGAGTAATAAAGGCAAACCCATCAATTATCGAAAACAAGATATTTTTCGTCTTCGAAAGTGGGCCAACACTCGTAAAATTGAGCAAAATAGGCAACAGGAACGTATTCGATGGCGTGGATGAAAATGACATAGGTACATGGGACAGACCAGGGACAATCATAGGGGCCTGCCATGACGGGGACATAAACACACTACTATCATACAAACAAAAATATCCCAGTAACAAGGCATTACACGACTGGATAGACTGTGCAATCTATTATGCAGCTGGTGGAAAAACCAACCTCAAAAACCAATTCAAATGGGCCCTTAAAAAATATGCGGAACTCACAGGGAAAACATGGCCAAGCCAATGGGATCCAGCGCCTCCAGAACCCGCATCGCCATTATCAATGGAATTCTTGTACCGTGACGGTCAAAGATTCACAAAGGAGCAATACTTTGAAAAATATCCTCTCGACCCGGCGAAACCAACAGTTGGCGTGCTCACCTATGTAGGAAGTACTGGTGAAGTATCCTATGCTGACGCTTTTCAGGAAATTATCGATGCACTGGTAGCAAAAGGGATGAACGTCATACCAGCAGTGGGCACATGGTCAAATTATATCGACCTAAAAAAGGATCAAGTAATTGAACTTGCCATGACATTATGCCAACCAAACCAAGCAATCCAAATACTATCAATTAAGGGCATAGGCAACTACACAGACACGAGTTCTATACTCGGCGTCACAAGCAATTCAAAAGCTCTAGTATATGAGATTGCAATCATCGAAAACGGGAAAACCATAAAGACTGTCAATATAAGCTCGTCACAACCAGCTAATGTCTACTCTGCCATGGTAAAATTCTTTACAGACGCAAAAAACATAGTACAATACGAGGCAGACCCTCAAAGGTATCCATGTAAAGTTAATGTTATAATAGACCTTCTAACATTCACCACAGGTTCAACAGTTTCAGGTGCACAAGTTAACAGATTCTTCGACCAAGCTAATGTCCCAGTTTTAAGGGCGATGATAACAAGCTCCACTTATAGAACGCCAGGCCAATGGCTAGTGTCAGAGGAAGGATTCAGTTGGATGGCAGTCTACTGGCAGTGCGCACAACCAGAAATGCAAGGCCAAATAGAACCTATAGCAGTAGGTGTCGGGGACATCGGATATGACCCAGAAACAGGGGCGCAATGGGATACAACAGTGACATTACCGGACAGGATCCAAAGGCTTGCAGATCGCGCACACAATTGGGCTCAACTCCAAACACTCCAAAACAGGGACAAAAAAATAGCCATAGTATACTACAATTATCCACCAGGTAAACAAAACATAGGAGCAAGCTACTTGAATGTCCCGGAAACCATACTAGAAATACTCAAGAGACTCAAAACTGAAGGCTATAATGTCGGTGAAATCCCAACAAATACTACATTAATCCAACTCATGATCGAAAGGGGCATAAACGTGGCAAACTGGGCCCCTGGAGAACTAGAAAAACTCGTTAACAACACAAATGTTATCCTATGGCCGGTCGAAGAGTACATTGCATGGTTCAACAACCTAGATCCAATAGCCAAAAAAGAAGTGATAGAAGGGCCAGTAGGCTACATCGAAGAATTGACAAAGGCTGCAATAGAATACATTAAAAAGGGCGATCCACGCGTAAAAGATGAAATGCTCAAAACACTAACCCGATGGACCCAAGAAATGATATCAAATGCAAACACTTACCCAACAGTGGCAGACAGGGCAAAGGAACTAATACAAGAAATGAGCAATACACTCCAAAAGATACTCGACGATCCATTAAATGACAGTCTATGGAACCTATTCTACAATTACAAGGGACAATTCCTTGCACTCAACCTTTCAGGGATGACAGGCTGGGGTGAACCACCAGGAAACATCATGACAATAGAAAAAAATGGTAAAAAATACATTGTAATCCCTGGCCTATTATTTGGTAATATCTTCATAGGCCCAGAACCACAACGTGGATGGGAAGCCGAAGCAGCAGCGTTCTACCATAGTACAATTGTGCCACCGCCACATTGTTACCTTGCATGGTACGCATGGGTTAACACAGTATTCAATGCTAATGCTCAAATCCATGTAGGTAGACATGCAACTTATGAATGGCTGCCAAGAAAACAATATGCACTCAGCCGCTTCGACTACCCAGACATTTGCATAGCAGACAAACCATCCATCTACATCTATATCATGGATGGTGTCGGTGAAGGGATGCAAGCAAAAAGAAGAGGACTGGCAGTTATCATAGACCATTTGACGCCCCCATTGACCCAGACAAAACTCTATGGGGATTTACAGGAACTTGCAGGCCTCATAACAAACTATGAGAAAACACCGGAAGGCAACCCAATGCGTGAAGAATATGCAAACAAAATCAAAGAGACCATCATAAAATTAAACCTAACAGCCGAGTTAGGCCTAGACCCAAATAACATAACAGATGAGGACATAGACAAAGTCCATGATTACCTATTAGATCTACAAGGGACACTCATGCCATACGGCTTGCACACTTTCGGCGAAAATTGGACAGATGATGAAATAGCACTCATGGTCGCGACAATGCTCTCACCCGATTCCGAAAATGATCCATCACTCCAAAGAATCATAAGCACAATGCTAGGATACAATTGGGACAAACTAACATTAGAAGAGGCTGAGAGAGTCAATGAAATGGCCATACAAGTAATTAAAGAACTTCTCAGAGGCAAGACAATCCAAGAGATAACAGAGAATATCACAGACGCAAAATTACGTGAAAGATTACAAGAAAAACTCCAATTGGCACTAGAGTACATCCAACTCTTAAAGGAAAGTCCAACCAATGAAATGGACGCCCTAATAGAAGCGCTATCTGGCCATTACATCACACCGGCTAAGGGTGGAGACCCAGTAAGGGCACCATATGCACTCCCAACAGGTAGAAACTTCTATGCACAAGACGATAACACATTACCTACAAAAGTTGCATGGGACCTTGGTAAAAGACTTGCGGACATGGCACTTGCGCAATTGGACACCATCCCAGAGAAGATAGCGGCGGTTGTATGGTGCGTTGAAACAGCACGTGACGACGGGACAATGGTATCATTCGTACTCCGCCTCCTAGGAGTACAGCCAAAACTTGACGACAAAACATGGCTCAATGGAGGAAAACTCTCATACATAATACCAACACCACTCAACGAGCTCCTAACTGACCTCAACAAGGTGAGAAACAGCCTAGGATTAGCAAACGTCACATCAAGGCCAAGAATAGATGTTATAGTTACCACTACTGGATTGTTCAGGGATCTTTATCCAAACTTGCTCGCTAAAATGGACATAGCAAACAGAGTAGCCTTGGCAGCTTCCTACTCAAAGATAATAGAGGCCTATCCAGAACTTAAACCAGAACTCGACAAGACCCTTGACCCCTTAATAACTGGAAAATTCCCACAGGCAAAAACATTGGATGCTCTCATTAAAGCAATAGACCTCAAGGACCCAATAGAATTAAATTATATAGCAAAGCATTGGATAGAACTCGTGAAAGGAGGATATGATGGCGACACGGCCATAACAAGGATATTCGCACCTCCAGTAGGCGATTATGGAGCAGGAGTCAACAAGGCAGTTGAACAAATATGGACTTGGGATGACCGTTCACAACTCGCAGACATATACTTGCGCAGGATGAGCCACGCTTACTCAAACACTCAATGGGGCATATCCCAACAAAAGCTATTCGAAGACCTCTTAAAGGGTGTTACAGTCACATACCATAGCAGGAGCACAAACCTCTATGGTGTAATAGACAATGACGACTACTATGACTACTATGGTGGACTATCATTGGCAATAGAAAAACTAAATGGCAAGGCTCCAAGCTTGAATGTTGTCTACTATGCAAACCCAGCCAACCCAGAAGTGATGACGCTATCAAAATTCATGGGAAAAGAGATGAGAACACGCTATTTCAACCCAGAATGGATCAAAGGGATGATGAAAGAAGGATACTCTGGTGCAAGGCAAATATCCTCAAAATTTATAGACTACTTGGTAGGATGGCAAGTCACAGCACCACACTTGGTCGGCAATCAAGTCTGGAATGAAATCACGGACATCTACATAAAGGACAAATACAATATTGGCGTGAGTACTTGGCTTTCAACAGGCAGTAATGCCTACTCAATGATAGACATTACAGGCAAGCTTCTTACAATGGCCCACAGTGGCTACTGGAAGCCCGACACTGGAACATTAAGTCTCGTTGCAAATACATGGGCCTCTCTAATATCAAATTATGGTGTCTCATGTTGTGACTGCAGCTGTGGAAACATAGCAATGATGCAGTGGACCATGCAATACATAAACCCGAACCTTGTGAACGCGATTAAAGCAAAAATTTACGGAGCCACAAAAAACAGCGCATTCGCACCAGCGGGGACACCAGGAGTACCTGGACAGCCAGGAACTCCGGGGGCTCCAAGTGTCCCGGGACAGCCAGGGCCGACACCGGGTTACACAGGAACTCCAGGTACAGGAACGCAGGGGACAAGTGCAGGTTCTATGGGTGCAATGGCTGGAGTAACAGGAGCAGTAGGAGCAGCTGCAGGAGCTGCGGGAGGTACAGGTCCAGGAACTGGGAAGGTTTATGAGGTCAGCAAACCCGGAGGAACATCAACTGCTGCAGGAGGACTCCCAGTATATGCAGTTGTTGGTGTTATAATCCTAGTAGCACTAGTAGGGGCAGGATATCTCCTTGCAGGGCGTAAGGTCGTCTAA